One segment of Thunnus thynnus chromosome 19, fThuThy2.1, whole genome shotgun sequence DNA contains the following:
- the anxa4 gene encoding annexin A4: MAAIGNRGAVTEAAGFDAEADVQRLRGAMKGAGTDEAAVIDVLSHRTIAQRQRIKEAYKQAVGKDLADDLSSELSGNFRSVVLGLLMLAPVYDAYELRSAIKGAGTEEACLIDILASRSNAEINTINAFYKKEHGKSLEDDVCGDTSGMFQRVLVSLLTAGRDESDNVDEAQAMQDAKEIYEAGEARWGTDEVKFLTVLCVRNRKHLLRVFDEYQKISGRDIEESIKREMSGCLEDVFLAIVKCLRNKPAFFAERLYKSMKGLGTTDSVLIRIMVSRAEIDMLDIKAQFLKMYGKTLYSFIKGDTSGDYRKILLELCGGE, encoded by the exons ATGGCAGCG ATCGGAAACCGTGGTGCAGTGACTGAGGCGGCTGGTTTTGACGCAGAAGCGGATGTCCAGAGGCTGAGAGGAGCCATGAAGGGAGCTG GCACTGATGAGGCAGCTGTCATCGATGTACTATCACACCGTACAATTGCCCAGAGGCAGCGCATCAAAGAGGCCTACAAACAAGCAGTGGGCAAG GATCTTGCAGATGATCTGTCCTCGGAGCTGAGTGGGAACTTCAGGAGCGTCGTTCTTGGTCTGCTGATGCTGGCCCCTGTCTACGATGCTTATGAGCTGAGAAGCGCAATAAAG GGGGCTGGAACAGAGGAGGCTTGCCTCATCGATATTCTCGCTTCAAGGTCAAACGCTGAAATAAATACCATCAATGCTTTCTACAAGAAAG AACATGGTAAGAGCCTGGAAGACGATGTGTGTGGAGACACATCTGGAATGTTTCAGAGAGTTTTGGTCTCTTTACTCACG GCTGGACGGGATGAAAGCGACAATGTGGACGAGGCCCAGGCTATGCAAGACGCCAAG GAAATCTATGAGGCTGGCGAGGCTCGATGGGGCACAGATGAGGTTAAATTCCTCACTGTGCTTTGTGTGAGGAACAGAAAGCATCTGTTACGAG TGTTCGATGAGTATCAGAAGATTTCTGGAAGAGACATTGAGGAAAGCATTAAGCGGGAGATGTCTGGTTGTCTGGAGGACGTCTTCCTGGCCATAG TGAAATGCTTGAGGAACAAGCCAGCGTTCTTTGCAGAACGATTATACAAATCAATGAAG gGGCTGGGAACCACAGACAGTGTCCTCATCAGAATTATGGTTTCCAGGGCTGAGATTGACATGCTGGACATCAAGGCGCAGTTCCTGAAGATGTATGGCAAGACTCTCTACTCCTTCATCAAG GGAGACACATCTGGTGACTACCGCAAAATCCTGCTCGAGCTGTGCGGAGGAGAATAA
- the aak1b gene encoding AP2-associated protein kinase 1 isoform X4, with translation MTMEHTRGEHRRGGRGSCSCALNYITHNSSRAIINSNSSSDVAISLAARDCCGCRDSAAGHKHSSCHIDNMRKFFDSRRELVSSGPGSGGGGGSSGSSHAGGNFIGRAFTVGRHQVTVEEIIAEGGFAIVFLVRTNQGVRCALKRMYVNNEHDLQVCKCEIQIMKDLVGHKNIVGYLDSSITAMGSRDVWEVLILMDYCKGGQVVNLMNQRLQTGFTEAEVLQIFCDTCDAVSRLHQRKSPIVHRDLKVENILLHDKGHYVLCDFGSATNKFQSPQTEGVAAVEEEIKKYTTLSYRAPEMVNLYNNKIITTKADIWALGCLLYKLCFFTLPFGESQVAICDGSFTIPDNSRYSYDLHCLIRYMLEPDPDKRPDIYQVSFFAFKLAQRTCPVQNVKNSPIPSKLPEPIKASEAAAAKKSQAKPRLTDPIPTTETSITPRQRPKAAHTQPAAGILPIQPAALTPRKRANLPGGTAQPVGVSLNLSQPAAALQSQKAQTSALPLIQSQNPSQAAAAQKQPAPATGAETTAATAVSPVTKADVQPQAQPTVQQQTTPPSVTSAASQQAAQTPSSPAPPQRPARRKQAGQAQQAGQAQQAGQAQQAGQAQQPAAQPSPSKPASGQLPVSEQQQITQPSAAQAQPGSTEINQKAAETTPPASPKTTEEQGHKRIPSDTTASSVAGAPAGDSSQQAQGANGDAALNQSLTSESTIIQPVQAGVGDAVQDQSKAGPTVPASGCATNTPTQPTWNPFDDDNFSNLTAEEFKTDDKKPNDKPSETVTASCEELIPGLQASTVENSLQETVERPSAILDVDSGDSLLVVPDPFRTLELSDAPEKLIEGLKSPDTSSLMLPDLLSLSDPFGGSVEESAKNPLTADDSLLGCSLISGPSAPPAGSSATSSVSSAPTSAASALDDFSLLSGDCAQPKADSSLLISDFEPQQASAEAGTEEDEFDPIPVTGRKNSQVSGGHSRSNSGGSESSLPSLARSLLLVDQLIDL, from the exons ATGACTATGGAACATACGCGAGGGGAGCataggaggggagggaggggaagctGCAGCTGCGCGCTGaactacattacccataattCCTCCCGCGCCATCATCAACAGCAACAGCTCCTCGGATGTTGCGATATCGCTGGCAGCCAGAGATTGCTGTGGTTGCAGAGATTCGGCTGCTGG CCACAAACACTCGTCCTGTCATATCGACAACATGAGGAAGTTCTTTGATTCACGTCGGGAGTTGGTCAGCTCTGGGCCCGGTTCTGGTGGAGGAGGTGGCAGCTCTGGATCCAGTCATGCAGGCGGAAATTTCATTGGACGAGCCTTCACAGTCGGGCGGCATCAAGTCACTGTGGAGGAGATAATTGCTGAAG GTGGTTTTGCAATTGTGTTCCTTGTGCGAACAAACCAAGGAGTGCGTTGTGCCCTGAAGAGGATGTATGTCAACAATGAGCATGACCTGCAGGTGTGCAAATGCGAGATTCAAATAATG AAAGACCTTGTCGGTCACAAGAATATTGTTGGTTATCTGGACTCCAGTATCACAGCCATGGGATCAAGGGACGTATGGGAGGTTCTCATACTCATGGACTACTGCAAGG GAGGCCAGGTGGTCAATTTGATGAATCAAAGGCTGCAGACTGGCTTCACTGAGGCTGAGGTGCTACAGATCTTCTGTGACACCTGTGATGCCGTTTCTCGCCTGCACCAGCGCAAGTCGCCCATCGTCCACAGAGATCTTAAG GTGGAGAACATCCTCCTGCACGACAAGGGTCATTATGTTCTGTGTGATTTTGGCAGCGCCACTAACAAGTTCCAGAGCCCACAGACTGAGGGAGTGGCGGCCGTGGAGGAAGAGATCAAAAA GTACACTACTTTATCATATCGTGCCCCTGAGATGGTGAACCTGTACAACAACAAGATTATCACCACAAAAGCAGATATCTGG GCGCTGGGCTGTTTGCTGTACAAGTTGTGCTTCTTCACTCTGCCCTTTGGTGAAAGCCAGGTGGCCATCTGTGATGGCAGTTTCACCATTCCAGATAACTCCCGCTACTCTTATGATCTTCACTGCCTCATTC ggTACATGCTTGAACCAGACCCAGACAAAAGACCAGATATCTACCAGGTGTCCTTCTTTGCTTTTAAACTAGCTCAGCGGACTTGCCCTGTTCAGAATGTGAAG AATTCTCCAATTCCTTCTAAACTTCCTGAGCCAATCAAAGCCAGTGAGGCTGCCGCAGCAAAGAAGAGCCAAGCTAAACCGAG ACTGACAGATCCAATTCCCACCACTGAAACCTCCATCACCCCTCGCCAGAGGCCCAAAGCAGCCCATACCCAGCCTGCTGCTGGCATCCTACCCATCCAGCCTGCTGCTCTCACCCCTCGCAAGCGAGCTAATCTCCCTGGTGGTACAGCTCAGCCCGTGG GAGTCAGCTTAAACCTCTCTCAGCCAGCTGCAGCTCTTCAGTCGCAGAAGGCACAGACTTCAGCTCTGCCACTCATCCAGTCACAAAATCCCAGTCAGGCTGCGGCTGCACAGAAGCAG CCTGCACCAGCCACAGGAGCAGAGACTACAGCAGCGACAGCAGTATCCCCGGTGACCAAGGCTGACGTCCAACCACAAGCACAGCCAACAGTTCAGCAACAGACCACACCTCCCTCTGTGACCAGCGCTGCCTCCCAGCAGGCAGCACAGACTCCATCCAGCCCAGCCCCACCTCAACGCCCAGCTCGACGCAAGCAGGCTGGCCAGGCTCAGCAGGCTGGCCAGGCTCAGCAGGCTGGCCAGGCTCAGCAGGCTGGCCAGGCTCAGCAGCCAGCGGCCCAGCCTTCACCCAGCAAACCAGCCTCCGGTCAGCTGCCTGTatctgagcagcagcagatcaCTCAGCCGTCAGCTGCTCAGGCTCAGCCTGGCTCCACTGAGATCAACCAGAAAGCAGCCGAGACG ACTCCACCTGCTTCTCCAAAGACAACTGAGGAACAAGGCCACAAACGCATCCCGAGTGACACCACAGCAAGCAGCGTCGCTGGAGCTCCAGCAGGTGACTCCTCACAGCAGGCGCAAGGAGCAAATGGAGACGCTGCCCTCAACCA ATCTCTTACATCTGAATCAACCATCATCCAACCTGTTCAGGCTGGTGTTGGTGATGCAGTCCAGGACCAAAGCAAAGCTGGACCAACTGTTCCTGCCTCTGGCTGTGCCACCAACACCCCTACACAGCCTACATGGAACCCATTTGATGATGACAACTTCTCCAACCTCACTGCAGAGGAATTCAAAACTGACGACAAAAAGCCTAACG ATAAACCTTCAGAAACTGTGACAGCGTCCTGTGAAGAGTTGATACCAGGCTTGCAGGCCTCAACTGTAGAAAATTCACTGCAAGAAACCG TTGAAAGACCATCAGCAATTCTTGATGTGGATTCAGGAGACTCACTGTTGGTTGTCCCAGATCCTTTCCGTACCCTCGAACTGTCAGATGCACCAG AGAAGCTGATTGAAGGACTCAAATCTCCAGACACATCCTCACTCATGCTTCCTGACCTGTTGTCTTTGTCTGATCCCTTTGGTGGCTCTGTGGAAGAGTCTGcaaaaa ACCCTCTCACTGCAGACGACTCTCTCTTGGGCTGCTCTTTGATCTCCGGTCCGTCCGCCCCTCCAGCAGGGAGCAGCGCCACCTCCTCTGTGTCCTCTGCCCCCACCTCCGCTGCCTCCGCTTTGGATGATTTCAGTCTGTTGTCTGGAGACTGTGCACAGCCTAAAGCAG ACTCGTCTCTCCTCATCTCAGACTTCGAGCCCCAACAAGCCAGCGCGGAGGCAGGCACAGAAGAGGATGAGTTTGATCCTATTCCCGTTACAGGACGAAAGAATTCCCAAG TTTCAGGTGGCCACTCGCGCAGTAACAGTGGCGGCTCTGAATCCAGCCTGCCCAGCTTGGCCCGCTCCCTGCTGCTGGTGGACCAGCTCATCGACTTGTAG